The following are encoded in a window of Maylandia zebra isolate NMK-2024a linkage group LG5, Mzebra_GT3a, whole genome shotgun sequence genomic DNA:
- the idh3b gene encoding isocitrate dehydrogenase [NAD] subunit beta, mitochondrial isoform X1: MAVVLRGSLVTLFKGLVGSRCPQLASRPLSVSAGLCSPETPPARADATFKVTMVPGDGVGPELMTAVKEVFKAGDVPVEFEEFHMSEVQNMASEEKLEQVLTSMKSNRVAIKGKIHTPMEFKGELASYEMRLRRKLDLFANVVHVNSLPGYSTRHNNLDLVIIREQTEGEYSSLEHESVTGVIECLKIITRKKSRRIAKFAFDYATKKGRNKVTAVHKANIMKLGDGLFLQSCAEVAQLYPKIKYENIIIDNCCMQLVQNPYQFDVLVMPNLYGNIIDNLAAGLVGGAGVVPGESYSAEYAVFETGARHPFAQAVGRNIANPTAMLLSAANMLRHLNLEYHSQMVSDAVKRVIKQGKVRTRDLGGYCTTTDFVHAVVENLRHRPIY, encoded by the exons GGCCTGGTCGGTTCCAGGTGTCCACAGTTGGCCTCTCGTCCACTGAGTGTATCTGCTGGTCTCTGTAGTCCAGAAACACCACCGGCCCGTGCTGATGCTACCTTTAAAGTCACAATGGTGCCAGGGGATGGAGTAGGACCTGAACTAATGACTGCTGTAAAGGAAGTTTTTAAG GCAGGTGATGTCCCAGTAGAATTTGAGGAATTCCACATGAGTGAAGTGCAGAACATGGCCAGCGAGGAAAAACTGGAACAAGTGTTGACCTCTATGAAGAGCAACAGAGTTGCCATTAAAG GAAAGATTCACACACCCATGGAATTCAAAGGCGAGCTGGCTTCATATGAGATGAGATTAAG GCGCAAGCTGGACCTGTTTGCTAATGTAGTTCATGTAAACAGCCTGCCAGGCTACAGCACTCGTCACAACAACCTGGACCTAGTCATCATCCGTGAGCAGACTGAGGGGGAGTACAGCTCCCTAGAGCATGAG AGTGTAACAGGTGTGATTGAATGTCTGAAGATCATCACCAGAAAGAAGTCACGCCGCATCGCCAAGTTTGCCTTTGACTATGCTACCAAGAAAGGGCGAAACAAGgtcactgctgttcacaaagctAACATCAT GAAACTCGGTGATGGCCTGTTTCTGCAGAGCTGTGCAGAGGTGGCACAGCTGTACCCCAAAATCAAATATGAGAACATCATCATTGATAACTGTTGTATGCAG CTGGTGCAAAACCCTTACCAGTTTGACGTGCTGGTGATGCCTAACCTGTACGGTAACATTATTGACAATCTAGCAGCAGGGTTGGTTGGAGGAGCAGGAGTTGTTCCTGGGGAAAGCTACAGTGCAGAATATGCTGTTTTTGAGACT ggtGCACGCCACCCATTTGCACAAGCTGTTGGAAGGAACATTGCAAACCCCACAGCCATGCTGCTCAGTGCTGCTAACATGCTCAGGCACCTCAA TCTGGAATACCATTCTCAAATGGTGTCAGATGCTGTCAAGAGGGTCATAAAACAGGGCAAG GTACGGACACGAGACCTTGGCGGATACTGTACCACTACCGATTTTGTGCATGCTGTTGTGGAAAACCTGCGTCACCGACCCATTTACTAA
- the idh3b gene encoding isocitrate dehydrogenase [NAD] subunit beta, mitochondrial isoform X2: MAVVLRGSLVTLFKGLVGSRCPQLASRPLSVSAGLCSPETPPARADATFKVTMVPGDGVGPELMTAVKEVFKAGDVPVEFEEFHMSEVQNMASEEKLEQVLTSMKSNRVAIKGKIHTPMEFKGELASYEMRLRRKLDLFANVVHVNSLPGYSTRHNNLDLVIIREQTEGEYSSLEHESVTGVIECLKIITRKKSRRIAKFAFDYATKKGRNKVTAVHKANIMKLGDGLFLQSCAEVAQLYPKIKYENIIIDNCCMQLVQNPYQFDVLVMPNLYGNIIDNLAAGLVGGAGVVPGESYSAEYAVFETGARHPFAQAVGRNIANPTAMLLSAANMLRHLNLEYHSQMVSDAVKRVIKQGKVRTADLGGYATSNEFTRAVIANLSV; this comes from the exons GGCCTGGTCGGTTCCAGGTGTCCACAGTTGGCCTCTCGTCCACTGAGTGTATCTGCTGGTCTCTGTAGTCCAGAAACACCACCGGCCCGTGCTGATGCTACCTTTAAAGTCACAATGGTGCCAGGGGATGGAGTAGGACCTGAACTAATGACTGCTGTAAAGGAAGTTTTTAAG GCAGGTGATGTCCCAGTAGAATTTGAGGAATTCCACATGAGTGAAGTGCAGAACATGGCCAGCGAGGAAAAACTGGAACAAGTGTTGACCTCTATGAAGAGCAACAGAGTTGCCATTAAAG GAAAGATTCACACACCCATGGAATTCAAAGGCGAGCTGGCTTCATATGAGATGAGATTAAG GCGCAAGCTGGACCTGTTTGCTAATGTAGTTCATGTAAACAGCCTGCCAGGCTACAGCACTCGTCACAACAACCTGGACCTAGTCATCATCCGTGAGCAGACTGAGGGGGAGTACAGCTCCCTAGAGCATGAG AGTGTAACAGGTGTGATTGAATGTCTGAAGATCATCACCAGAAAGAAGTCACGCCGCATCGCCAAGTTTGCCTTTGACTATGCTACCAAGAAAGGGCGAAACAAGgtcactgctgttcacaaagctAACATCAT GAAACTCGGTGATGGCCTGTTTCTGCAGAGCTGTGCAGAGGTGGCACAGCTGTACCCCAAAATCAAATATGAGAACATCATCATTGATAACTGTTGTATGCAG CTGGTGCAAAACCCTTACCAGTTTGACGTGCTGGTGATGCCTAACCTGTACGGTAACATTATTGACAATCTAGCAGCAGGGTTGGTTGGAGGAGCAGGAGTTGTTCCTGGGGAAAGCTACAGTGCAGAATATGCTGTTTTTGAGACT ggtGCACGCCACCCATTTGCACAAGCTGTTGGAAGGAACATTGCAAACCCCACAGCCATGCTGCTCAGTGCTGCTAACATGCTCAGGCACCTCAA TCTGGAATACCATTCTCAAATGGTGTCAGATGCTGTCAAGAGGGTCATAAAACAGGGCAAG GTGCGCACTGCAGATCTGGGGGGCTATGCAACAAGCAACGAGTTCACCCGTGCTGTCATTGCTAACCTGTCGGTCTGA